A single genomic interval of Brevibacillus brevis harbors:
- a CDS encoding EamA family transporter gives MRYILLVFLGACSYGILSTIVKLAYKQGYSPAEVIGGQMFLGFVLTWIPALFFLRTKPPLRQLLLLVAVGLSVGSTGIMYYNALQYIPASIAIVLLFQFTWMGVLVEAVMTRRMPGKETIFSLLLLLTGTLLAGGIFESGGLAQFHILGVVFGLLSAVSFTLFILFSGKIAIAVNPWIRSSSMATGSFLLASLIYPPVFLFNGALLDGLFPYVFLLAFFGIFIPTVFFNYGMPHIGPGMGAILGAAELPMAVLSSYVILNESVSILQVSGVVIILLGIILPEWLRQRSIRRNKATS, from the coding sequence ATGAGATACATCCTCCTGGTTTTTCTCGGAGCATGTAGTTACGGCATACTATCAACCATCGTAAAGCTTGCCTACAAGCAAGGCTATTCGCCCGCAGAAGTAATTGGTGGGCAAATGTTTTTGGGCTTTGTGCTGACCTGGATACCCGCTCTTTTTTTCCTGCGGACCAAGCCTCCCCTTCGCCAGTTGCTATTATTGGTCGCCGTAGGTCTGTCTGTCGGTTCCACCGGAATTATGTACTACAATGCCCTGCAATATATCCCAGCCTCGATCGCCATCGTCCTTTTGTTTCAGTTCACATGGATGGGCGTACTGGTTGAAGCTGTGATGACTCGCCGAATGCCTGGAAAGGAGACGATTTTTTCCCTCCTGTTGCTGCTGACAGGGACCCTTCTTGCAGGAGGAATTTTTGAGAGTGGCGGATTGGCCCAATTCCATATCCTTGGTGTCGTCTTCGGTCTTCTCTCAGCCGTTTCTTTTACGTTGTTTATTTTGTTTAGCGGGAAAATCGCCATTGCTGTTAATCCGTGGATTCGTAGTTCCAGCATGGCGACTGGCTCTTTTCTGTTGGCCAGTCTGATTTACCCACCCGTTTTTCTATTCAACGGAGCATTGTTGGACGGGTTGTTTCCATACGTATTTTTGCTCGCCTTCTTCGGTATTTTCATCCCGACCGTTTTTTTCAATTATGGTATGCCCCACATAGGACCGGGGATGGGAGCTATTTTAGGAGCAGCTGAGCTACCTATGGCTGTGCTCTCCTCCTATGTCATTTTGAATGAATCTGTCTCTATACTCCAAGTGAGCGGAGTCGTGATCATTTTACTCGGAATCATCTTGCCGGAATGGCTGCGCCAGCGAAGCATTCGAAGAAACAAGGCTACCTCATAA
- a CDS encoding HD-GYP domain-containing protein, with protein sequence MYLKWRDRLFSTFLLLILGPTILVCFLFFDQAKAAVFELYKTNMDANIGLVDERLLSLFQSIQKDTDELANRLAKRLTEEPSFVEGKKNGFRREWTSQEQVQNLFERFSRNQKVVGNIVYLGEDGRVFLLHEDKSWSADNQFMEREQWGTGENRVDFLTKREQEKRPRSFFLEKRLESSNPKATGLLLVEINLDKLTDWVRTYVVPKEYGMMVLSPSRTIMIHTDKAMIGNHVSTLPHYELVHRQWEQSNEKGLFSLLIQGKDIYVYRLVSEKSGGAYFEWLPREGINERLQQLNLIFCFTLFIVVLFACYVAHRLSKWIGEPIYSLVSATDSLLKGDFSIRVPIHGMKEITLLENKFNTMAEQMHALIIREREYSQQSLDQIVRSFYLAVEMKDPYTAGHTERVTHYALIIYDYLQQQEQLAVSRDDLRYAGLMHDIGKVAIPDHVLLKTGKLSPDEYECMKTHSIISGKIVEQIENLSHISLGVRHHHERWDGKGYPDQLKGEEIPLIGRILAVADTFDAMTSTRSYRKAMSAKEAYEEILRCQGTQFDPSIVSIFKKAFEDGAIQITQSADCKGRVSKDREIS encoded by the coding sequence GTGTACCTGAAGTGGAGGGATCGATTATTTTCCACATTTTTATTGTTGATTCTAGGGCCGACTATTCTTGTTTGCTTCCTTTTTTTTGATCAAGCCAAAGCGGCCGTGTTTGAACTATACAAAACGAACATGGACGCGAATATAGGGCTCGTCGATGAACGGCTTTTGTCCCTTTTTCAGTCTATCCAAAAGGATACCGATGAATTGGCGAATAGACTAGCCAAACGTCTCACAGAGGAACCATCTTTTGTCGAAGGAAAAAAGAATGGCTTTAGACGTGAATGGACATCACAGGAACAGGTCCAAAATCTATTCGAGCGTTTCTCTCGCAACCAAAAAGTGGTAGGAAATATTGTTTATCTCGGCGAGGATGGAAGAGTTTTCTTATTACATGAAGATAAGAGCTGGAGTGCGGATAATCAATTTATGGAACGAGAGCAATGGGGAACTGGAGAAAACAGGGTAGATTTTCTTACAAAAAGGGAGCAAGAGAAGCGCCCAAGATCATTTTTTCTCGAGAAGCGCCTGGAGAGCTCGAATCCAAAAGCTACGGGACTTTTATTGGTGGAAATCAATCTGGATAAACTGACTGACTGGGTCCGCACCTATGTCGTTCCAAAAGAGTATGGCATGATGGTCCTATCCCCCTCCCGAACTATTATGATTCACACCGATAAAGCTATGATTGGAAATCATGTTTCGACGCTTCCTCATTATGAATTGGTACACAGGCAGTGGGAACAATCCAATGAAAAAGGACTCTTTTCTTTGCTTATCCAAGGCAAGGACATTTACGTATACCGTCTAGTGTCTGAAAAAAGCGGTGGTGCTTATTTTGAATGGTTGCCAAGAGAGGGGATTAATGAACGATTACAACAATTGAACCTCATCTTTTGTTTCACCCTTTTTATCGTAGTCTTATTTGCCTGTTATGTGGCACACCGTTTATCAAAATGGATTGGTGAGCCGATTTATAGCTTGGTATCGGCCACTGATTCCTTGTTGAAAGGTGATTTTTCCATACGCGTCCCGATACATGGGATGAAAGAAATAACGCTACTAGAGAATAAGTTCAACACGATGGCAGAACAGATGCATGCGTTAATTATCCGCGAGCGGGAGTATTCGCAACAGAGCCTGGATCAAATCGTTCGGAGCTTTTATTTAGCGGTAGAGATGAAGGACCCTTATACAGCCGGACATACAGAACGAGTTACGCACTATGCCCTTATCATTTATGATTATTTACAGCAACAGGAACAGCTTGCAGTTTCACGAGATGATTTACGTTATGCTGGCTTAATGCATGATATCGGAAAAGTAGCCATTCCTGACCACGTCCTTTTAAAAACAGGGAAGCTATCGCCTGACGAGTATGAATGCATGAAAACTCATTCCATTATCAGTGGAAAAATTGTAGAGCAAATAGAAAACCTGTCACATATCAGTTTAGGGGTACGGCATCATCATGAGCGATGGGATGGAAAAGGTTATCCTGATCAGCTCAAAGGGGAAGAAATCCCGCTGATTGGGCGTATTCTTGCCGTTGCAGATACGTTTGATGCTATGACCTCTACACGTTCCTATCGCAAAGCCATGTCGGCAAAAGAGGCGTACGAAGAAATTCTCCGCTGCCAAGGTACACAGTTCGACCCCTCTATTGTTTCGATTTTTAAGAAGGCTTTTGAGGATGGAGCTATTCAGATTACACAATCAGCGGATTGTAAGGGAAGAGTTAGTAAGGATAGAGAGATTTCCTAG
- a CDS encoding PAS domain-containing sensor histidine kinase encodes MSALSSLHLVGSSGRLQRFMHQLPTAVLLVNQAGSIVEVNEQLLRITGYSRDQLINKPISSLLPHRGSMEHLYEEYLRKEEEVGTKGEVELEWCDKQGRCRNTSVMIMAQQAEELLYMIHFPQLVKESDRLLSQRLLTKLTYDTSMGLFILDEKSIIIEASQTACKLLGMERLDVINKHVDQVFSGIPEPHRFIKKELLEGVKLQNVATSWTNDNQRYELIVDANTLQDESGKTVGAFILFKDITNLRSFAQKLERNERLAMIGQIAAGTAHEIRNPLTSIKGFLQMFLKSFADSGMEREKTYTEIMLTEINRINSLVSEFLLLSKPRNIQYSMVDLNTVFEEILPIVESQANLYGIDVQFASRGKLPMVVGDNELLKQVFINICKNGIEAMGEQGSLRISHHFDQDGDKVSIDIHDSGPGIPLYIIDKIFDPFFTTKEEGTGLGLSVCQKIIHDIGGQIRVSSKGFGTTFHIMLPY; translated from the coding sequence ATGAGTGCACTTTCTTCGTTACATCTCGTTGGCTCGTCCGGTCGATTGCAGCGGTTCATGCATCAACTGCCTACTGCCGTTTTATTGGTGAATCAAGCGGGTAGTATCGTGGAGGTCAACGAACAACTGCTTCGTATAACCGGATATTCACGCGATCAACTTATCAATAAGCCTATCAGCTCTCTTCTTCCCCATCGAGGTTCCATGGAGCACCTGTATGAGGAATATTTGCGAAAGGAAGAAGAAGTGGGAACCAAAGGCGAGGTCGAACTAGAATGGTGTGATAAACAGGGGAGGTGCAGGAACACGTCTGTCATGATCATGGCACAGCAAGCAGAAGAACTTCTGTACATGATCCATTTTCCCCAACTCGTAAAAGAGAGCGATCGGCTTTTGTCGCAACGATTGTTGACCAAACTGACCTATGATACAAGCATGGGCTTGTTTATCCTCGACGAGAAATCGATCATTATCGAAGCCAGTCAGACGGCGTGCAAGCTGCTGGGTATGGAGAGACTGGACGTCATCAATAAACACGTGGATCAAGTATTTAGCGGCATCCCCGAACCGCATCGATTCATTAAAAAAGAACTTTTGGAAGGCGTAAAGCTGCAAAATGTCGCGACTTCCTGGACCAATGACAACCAACGCTATGAGCTGATTGTCGACGCAAATACACTTCAAGACGAGTCAGGGAAAACAGTAGGGGCGTTTATTCTTTTCAAAGACATAACAAACCTGCGATCCTTCGCCCAAAAGCTCGAACGGAATGAACGCTTGGCGATGATCGGGCAAATTGCTGCTGGTACAGCACACGAGATTCGCAATCCACTTACCTCGATCAAAGGATTTCTGCAAATGTTCCTCAAGTCATTCGCTGACAGTGGCATGGAGAGGGAGAAAACGTACACCGAAATCATGCTCACAGAAATTAATCGCATCAATTCTTTAGTGAGTGAATTCCTACTATTGAGCAAGCCGCGTAATATTCAATATTCCATGGTCGACTTAAATACCGTTTTTGAGGAAATTTTGCCGATTGTCGAGTCACAGGCGAATCTGTACGGAATTGATGTTCAGTTTGCCTCTCGTGGTAAGCTTCCGATGGTCGTCGGGGATAACGAGCTATTGAAGCAAGTGTTCATTAATATCTGCAAAAATGGAATAGAAGCAATGGGAGAGCAAGGGTCGCTTCGGATTTCCCATCATTTCGACCAGGATGGCGACAAAGTGAGTATCGATATCCACGATTCAGGTCCGGGCATCCCGCTTTACATTATTGATAAGATTTTCGATCCGTTTTTTACGACAAAAGAGGAAGGGACAGGGCTCGGATTGTCTGTCTGCCAAAAAATCATTCACGATATTGGCGGTCAAATCCGTGTCTCCTCCAAAGGGTTTGGGACGACCTTCCATATCATGCTGCCGTATTAG
- the dnaX gene encoding DNA polymerase III subunit gamma/tau, producing MAYTALYRVYRPQTFQDVVGQEHVTTTLRNALRENRLSHAYLFNGPRGTGKTSAAKIMAKAVNCEQPIDGEPCNQCDTCRAISNGSVTDVLEIDAASNRGVEEIRDIRDKVKFAPSDVRYKVYIIDEVHMLTTEAFNALLKTLEEPPSHVIFILATTEPHKLPATIISRCQRFDFHRIPLRVMVDLLQRICQSQGVQVEEQALQLVAKMAEGGARDALSLLDQAISYSKDEVRASDIMQITGTVAQSYFSVLARHIAENDIAQVMEQFDKVMVQGKDPEQFLHDFLYYYRDMLLLKTAPQLEEIVERTMIDEQFAEVAKLYSFPVLYAAIETCNQALSQLKWSTYARVLVELTLVKMCQPNANATESMGASPVNSEELTAMSNRIRVLEERLVQVMQGQVSIPGQQKAEETRKNEPRRIAAASGGSRTPMNRVREVAKAMDENLTRQVRGQWSQILTELKKIKIQYQAWLVNGQPVAAGNEAVVVTFNSAIHCDKTMEAELRSVIERVMSTVLGRPLQLLSVMEEEWQSVDQQVGQKDASDEPEEDPFLAEAIKLVGEGLVEVKD from the coding sequence ATGGCTTATACCGCGCTATACCGCGTATACCGACCGCAGACTTTTCAAGACGTAGTCGGACAAGAGCATGTTACGACAACCTTGCGTAATGCTTTACGCGAAAATAGGCTGTCCCATGCCTATTTATTCAACGGTCCCCGAGGTACGGGAAAAACAAGTGCAGCCAAAATTATGGCCAAAGCAGTGAACTGCGAGCAGCCCATAGATGGTGAGCCATGCAATCAATGCGATACGTGTAGAGCCATCTCCAACGGTTCTGTAACGGATGTGCTGGAAATCGACGCGGCATCCAACCGTGGTGTTGAAGAGATCCGCGACATTCGTGACAAAGTGAAATTTGCCCCGAGCGACGTCAGGTATAAAGTGTACATCATCGATGAGGTGCATATGCTGACGACAGAGGCATTTAACGCTTTGTTAAAAACCCTCGAAGAGCCGCCGTCCCACGTCATTTTTATTTTGGCGACGACAGAGCCGCACAAGCTGCCAGCGACGATTATCTCTCGTTGCCAGCGCTTTGATTTTCACCGAATTCCACTGAGAGTGATGGTCGATCTTTTGCAAAGGATTTGCCAATCACAAGGGGTGCAGGTGGAGGAGCAGGCCCTGCAGCTCGTAGCGAAGATGGCTGAAGGTGGAGCCCGTGATGCTCTTAGCTTGTTGGACCAAGCGATTAGCTATAGCAAGGACGAGGTTCGTGCTAGTGATATTATGCAGATTACGGGCACAGTTGCCCAATCTTACTTTTCCGTGCTTGCGCGACATATTGCCGAAAATGATATTGCGCAGGTTATGGAGCAATTTGATAAAGTCATGGTGCAAGGGAAGGACCCGGAGCAGTTCCTGCACGATTTCCTCTACTATTACCGCGATATGCTGTTATTGAAGACAGCGCCGCAGCTAGAAGAGATTGTCGAGCGGACCATGATTGATGAACAGTTTGCAGAGGTTGCAAAGCTGTACTCGTTTCCAGTGCTTTACGCAGCGATTGAGACCTGCAATCAGGCTTTGTCGCAATTAAAATGGTCGACCTACGCAAGAGTGCTGGTTGAACTGACTCTCGTCAAAATGTGTCAGCCTAATGCAAATGCGACGGAATCTATGGGAGCCTCACCCGTTAACAGCGAGGAACTGACCGCCATGTCCAATCGTATCCGCGTTTTGGAAGAGCGTTTGGTTCAAGTGATGCAAGGTCAGGTGAGCATTCCCGGACAGCAAAAGGCCGAGGAAACACGCAAGAACGAGCCAAGGCGCATAGCTGCGGCTTCTGGTGGTTCACGAACCCCGATGAATAGAGTCAGGGAAGTCGCGAAGGCCATGGATGAGAATTTGACGAGACAGGTGCGCGGGCAGTGGAGTCAAATTTTGACCGAACTGAAAAAGATCAAGATCCAGTACCAGGCTTGGCTAGTCAATGGTCAACCGGTAGCTGCCGGCAATGAAGCTGTTGTCGTAACCTTCAACAGTGCCATCCATTGCGATAAGACGATGGAGGCAGAGCTTCGGAGCGTGATCGAGCGCGTTATGTCTACGGTGTTGGGCAGGCCCTTGCAGCTCTTGTCTGTTATGGAGGAAGAGTGGCAAAGTGTAGACCAGCAGGTTGGTCAAAAAGACGCTTCTGATGAGCCGGAAGAGGACCCGTTTTTGGCGGAAGCCATCAAGCTCGTCGGAGAAGGTCTTGTTGAAGTCAAAGACTAA
- a CDS encoding YbaB/EbfC family nucleoid-associated protein: MQQMQQMMKQVKKMQEEMQKAQEGLKERIVEGSAGGGAITVKIDGHKQIKDIVIKPEVVDPEDVEMLQDLVLTAVNDALRKADEMVGKEMGKFTGGMNIPGLF, encoded by the coding sequence ATGCAGCAAATGCAACAAATGATGAAGCAAGTGAAAAAAATGCAGGAAGAAATGCAAAAAGCGCAAGAAGGCTTGAAAGAAAGAATCGTGGAAGGCTCTGCTGGTGGCGGTGCTATCACTGTGAAAATCGATGGACATAAGCAAATCAAAGACATCGTGATCAAGCCAGAGGTAGTAGACCCTGAAGATGTAGAAATGCTGCAAGACCTGGTGCTCACTGCTGTGAACGATGCACTGCGCAAAGCAGATGAAATGGTAGGCAAGGAAATGGGCAAATTTACTGGAGGCATGAACATCCCAGGCCTGTTCTAA
- the recR gene encoding recombination mediator RecR — MFYPEPVSKLIDGFMKLPGIGPKTAGRLAFFVLNMKEDDVLDLAKALVNAKRQLHYCSVCNNITDLDPCHICRDKRRDGSIICVVQEPRDVVAMEKTREFEGYYHVLHGAISPMDGIGPEDIRIPDLLKRLGDEQVKEVILATNPNIEGEATAMYISRLIKPFGIRVTRIAHGLPVGGDLEYADEVTLTKALEGRRDL; from the coding sequence ATGTTTTATCCAGAACCGGTCTCAAAGCTCATTGATGGTTTTATGAAATTGCCCGGCATCGGTCCCAAAACGGCTGGGCGGCTTGCCTTTTTTGTGCTCAATATGAAAGAGGACGACGTGCTTGATCTGGCAAAAGCATTGGTCAATGCCAAGCGCCAGCTTCATTACTGCTCGGTCTGCAACAATATTACCGATCTCGATCCATGTCATATTTGTCGGGACAAACGTCGTGACGGCTCGATCATCTGTGTGGTGCAAGAGCCGCGAGACGTGGTAGCAATGGAGAAGACGAGAGAGTTTGAAGGGTATTATCACGTTTTGCACGGGGCGATTTCTCCTATGGATGGGATCGGCCCGGAAGATATTCGCATTCCTGACCTGTTGAAGCGCCTCGGTGACGAGCAGGTGAAGGAAGTCATTTTGGCGACCAATCCGAATATCGAAGGGGAAGCGACAGCGATGTACATTTCCCGGCTGATTAAGCCTTTTGGCATTCGCGTGACGCGTATCGCGCACGGCTTGCCAGTCGGGGGAGATTTGGAGTACGCCGATGAAGTTACGCTAACCAAAGCATTGGAAGGCAGGCGCGACCTGTAA
- a CDS encoding SRPBCC family protein produces MPVIRMEFLIDAPRQVCFDAARSIDLHMESTASTRERAIGGVTSGLINLGETVTWEAIHFGIKQNLTVKITEMEEPRYFVDEMVSGAFKRFHHTHEFIPITDNQTRMIDIFDYTSPLGILGKLADWLFLKVYMTRFLRTRNEYLKQVAEAQIKALQSG; encoded by the coding sequence ATGCCGGTTATTCGTATGGAGTTTTTGATAGATGCTCCGCGACAGGTCTGCTTCGATGCTGCCAGAAGCATTGATTTGCATATGGAATCGACCGCCAGCACGAGGGAGAGAGCGATTGGAGGAGTTACGAGCGGACTGATAAACCTGGGGGAGACGGTTACTTGGGAAGCCATTCACTTCGGTATCAAGCAAAATTTGACGGTGAAAATCACAGAGATGGAGGAACCGCGCTATTTCGTGGATGAGATGGTTTCTGGTGCATTCAAACGGTTTCATCACACGCATGAGTTCATTCCGATAACGGACAATCAGACGAGAATGATCGATATATTTGACTACACATCTCCGCTGGGTATCTTGGGGAAGCTCGCGGATTGGTTGTTCTTGAAGGTGTATATGACGCGGTTTTTGCGGACGCGCAATGAATATCTCAAGCAAGTAGCAGAAGCACAGATAAAAGCTTTGCAATCCGGATAG
- a CDS encoding CPBP family intramembrane glutamic endopeptidase codes for MLTGQGLSLVSGIRRQKSTPWAIMLFIGYWLMFAAELSMIRFHKGEDGKWVATTVGQPEVWLGLLAFAVTVFSFIATVGFIVSLLRERRQKTSWLWQYDELTGNDVLHIVAWLHVFQTGVLLLYGFLLEGTFFSTGTIGGILESAIFQLFLLILIPLWFRGRLGEIGVRRPVQLGRMLLMLAALFLLIALVLDVVVTNPIADWFGLSLSSEREQQIEKEIVQAKETDILAALTSLLVIGILVPIAEEILFRGVIQTYLVQRIGPIMGIFLSSLWFGLLHMDLALFAPLFVIGLLLGFVRHRYQSIWGAVLLHAVNNMTGVLYYFH; via the coding sequence ATGCTGACAGGACAAGGACTGTCGCTTGTGAGTGGGATACGGCGACAAAAGTCCACTCCATGGGCGATCATGCTGTTTATTGGGTATTGGCTCATGTTTGCTGCGGAGTTATCCATGATTCGTTTTCACAAGGGTGAAGACGGAAAATGGGTTGCTACCACTGTCGGGCAACCGGAGGTATGGCTAGGATTACTTGCATTTGCAGTGACGGTATTCAGCTTCATTGCGACTGTTGGTTTCATTGTGAGCTTGCTCCGAGAAAGACGGCAGAAGACGTCATGGCTATGGCAATATGACGAGCTTACAGGGAATGATGTACTGCATATTGTGGCTTGGCTGCATGTGTTTCAAACAGGCGTACTGTTGTTGTATGGGTTTTTACTGGAAGGTACCTTCTTTTCCACCGGTACGATTGGAGGGATATTGGAATCAGCTATTTTCCAACTGTTCCTGTTGATTTTGATTCCGCTGTGGTTTCGTGGACGACTGGGGGAAATCGGCGTTCGCCGACCTGTACAACTAGGCCGGATGCTGTTGATGCTTGCTGCTCTGTTTCTTTTGATTGCACTGGTGCTAGATGTGGTGGTGACGAACCCGATTGCGGACTGGTTTGGACTGTCTCTGTCATCAGAGCGAGAGCAGCAGATCGAAAAAGAGATTGTGCAGGCCAAAGAAACGGATATTTTGGCGGCGCTCACCTCACTTCTGGTCATTGGCATATTGGTTCCGATTGCGGAGGAGATTTTGTTTCGTGGCGTGATTCAGACTTATCTGGTTCAGAGAATCGGGCCCATTATGGGTATCTTCCTGAGCAGTCTCTGGTTTGGGCTCCTGCATATGGATCTCGCTCTGTTTGCTCCGCTTTTTGTCATTGGGCTTTTACTCGGATTCGTTCGACATCGGTACCAATCGATCTGGGGAGCGGTTTTGTTGCATGCAGTTAACAACATGACAGGAGTACTTTACTACTTTCACTGA
- a CDS encoding DUF2508 family protein → MSRWRKKARFVVEWNEASLDMAVNQARMDWQHARHLAEISEPDGGLDDVIYYLHVTEKRYMYLLAQAKRERNRQQA, encoded by the coding sequence GTGAGTAGGTGGAGAAAAAAAGCGCGGTTCGTGGTGGAATGGAATGAGGCGAGTTTGGATATGGCAGTCAATCAGGCGCGAATGGATTGGCAGCATGCCCGCCATCTTGCGGAGATCAGTGAACCGGATGGCGGTTTGGATGATGTCATTTATTATTTGCATGTGACAGAAAAGCGGTATATGTATTTGCTCGCGCAAGCAAAGCGCGAGAGGAATCGCCAACAGGCATAG
- a CDS encoding pro-sigmaK processing inhibitor BofA family protein: protein MTTGWVIALIVVGILLVIAASKSVTGPIRWIGFGIMQVVIGALLLFFTNLVGELANFHIPINPVTALLVGLLRLPGLAALIVIKLWVM, encoded by the coding sequence ATGACTACAGGGTGGGTTATAGCACTGATTGTAGTTGGAATATTGCTGGTGATTGCCGCCAGCAAATCTGTCACGGGCCCGATCAGGTGGATTGGATTTGGGATCATGCAAGTCGTGATTGGCGCACTATTGCTGTTTTTCACCAATCTGGTTGGAGAGTTGGCTAACTTCCATATCCCGATCAACCCGGTGACGGCTCTGCTCGTCGGACTTCTCCGTTTGCCTGGATTGGCGGCGTTGATTGTCATCAAGCTATGGGTTATGTAA